TATTCTCCCACACCTTCATGTGGGGGAAGAGGCCAATCTGCTGTATCACATAACCAATGTTTCTTCTCAACCTTACCGCATCGATTTCGCTTATGTCCTGCCCGTTTATCAGCACTCTGCCCTCATCAGGCTCAACAAGCCTGTTAATCATCCTGAGCGTTGTGGTTTTCCCCGAACCACTCGGCCCGATGAGAGCAAGCAACTCTCCACCTTCAACGGTGAGGTTCAGCTCCCTCACCGCAAAAAAGTTTCCGTATCTCTTGCTTACGTTTTCCAGCACAACGTCCTCGATTCTTTTGAAAATCATTTAACGAGTCCCTGCTCCTTCAGAAAGCTCATCGCAATCTCTCTCGCATCCTTCTTTTCCACGTCATACTGATAATTCAGGGCCCTCATTGTGTCGGTGTCAATTCTGTCCTCCAGAAGCTTTAGCACTGAAATCAGCTTCTCGTCCTTGGCAGTGTTGCCATTGACGATTATTATCGCATCGTAAGGAGGTAAAGCTCCTTTATCATCCTCCAGAATCTTCAGATTGAAGAGGTCAACTCTCGAATCGGTTGTGTATGCCGGTATTACGTCAACCTGTTTGTTCTTTATTGCCTCATACATTAGCGTGGGCTCCATCTGCTTTACCTCCTTGAACTCGAAGCCGTAAACCTTCTTTATCTGCGGCAAGCCGTCAGGCCTGCTGGCAAATTCGGGGTCACTGCCAAATACAAGCTGGTCTGCAAACTCAGCGAGGTCTGAAATCTTCTCCACACCATTCTCCTCCGCCCAGTCCGCTCTAACGGCGAGGGCGTAGTCATCCCTGAATCCGAGCTTGG
The nucleotide sequence above comes from Archaeoglobus fulgidus DSM 4304. Encoded proteins:
- a CDS encoding glycine betaine ABC transporter substrate-binding protein, whose amino-acid sequence is MRWKLLFALLAALLLAACSQSSERVVIGSKPFNEQYILANMIAILLEENGYKAEVKEGLGGTLVNYEALKRNDIQLYVEYTGTAYNVILRKQPPELWDQQYIFDEVKKGLLEADGVVVAAKLGFRDDYALAVRADWAEENGVEKISDLAEFADQLVFGSDPEFASRPDGLPQIKKVYGFEFKEVKQMEPTLMYEAIKNKQVDVIPAYTTDSRVDLFNLKILEDDKGALPPYDAIIIVNGNTAKDEKLISVLKLLEDRIDTDTMRALNYQYDVEKKDAREIAMSFLKEQGLVK